From the genome of Streptomyces sp. NBC_01317, one region includes:
- a CDS encoding DUF3151 domain-containing protein has protein sequence MAIHKDLLGGPPPTELPDDPEPRELLANGTSPADVAAKYPTSSLAWARLADDAFEGGRVIESYAYARTGYHRGLDSLRRSGWKGHGPVPWEHEPNRGFLRALHALGRAAQAIGEQEEYERCSTFLRDSSPLAADTLG, from the coding sequence ATGGCCATTCACAAAGATCTTCTCGGGGGGCCGCCCCCCACCGAACTGCCCGACGATCCCGAGCCGCGCGAGCTGCTCGCCAACGGGACCTCGCCCGCCGATGTCGCCGCGAAGTACCCGACCTCCTCGCTGGCCTGGGCCCGGCTCGCCGACGACGCGTTCGAGGGCGGCCGGGTGATCGAGTCGTACGCGTACGCCAGGACCGGGTACCACCGCGGGCTCGACTCGCTGCGCCGCAGCGGATGGAAGGGGCACGGTCCGGTGCCGTGGGAGCACGAGCCGAACCGTGGCTTCCTGCGCGCCCTGCACGCGCTCGGCCGGGCGGCGCAGGCGATCGGTGAGCAGGAGGAGTACGAGCGCTGCTCGACGTTCCTGCGCGACTCCT